Part of the Pseudomonas sp. P8_241 genome is shown below.
AGTCGGCAAACAGACTTTGATCCGGAGATGTCTGAATGGGGGAACCCAGCCATCATAAGATGGTTATCTTGTACTGAATACATAGGTGCAAGAGGCGAACCAGGGGAACTGAAACATCTAAGTACCCTGAGGAAAAGAAATCAACCGAGATTCCCTTAGTAGTGGCGAGCGAACGGGGACCAGCCCTTAAGTGGCTTTGAGATTAGCGGAACGCTCTGGAAAGTGCGGCCATAGTGGGTGATAGCCCTGTACGCGAAAATCTCTTGGTCATGAAATCGAGTAGGACGGAGCACGAGAAACTTTGTCTGAATATGGGGGGACCATCCTCCAAGGCTAAATACTACTGACTGACCGATAGTGAACTAGTACCGTGAGGGAAAGGCGAAAAGAACCCCGGAGAGGGGAGTGAAATAGATCCTGAAACCGTATGCGTACAAGCAGTGGGAGCCCACTTTGTTGGGTGACTGCGTACCTTTTGTATAATGGGTCAGCGACTTATTTTCAGTGGCGAGCTTAACCGAATAGGGGAGGCGTAGCGAAAGCGAGTCTTAATAGGGCGTCTAGTCGCTGGGAATAGACCCGAAACCGGGCGATCTATCCATGGGCAGGTTGAAGGTTGGGTAACACTAACTGGAGGACCGAACCGACTACCGTTGAAAAGTTAGCGGATGACCTGTGGATCGGAGTGAAAGGCTAATCAAGCTCGGAGATAGCTGGTTCTCCTCGAAAGCTATTTAGGTAGCGCCTCATGTATCACTGTAGGGGGTAGAGCACTGTTTCGGCTAGGGGGTCATCCCGACTTACCAAACCGATGCAAACTCCGAATACCTACAAGTGCCGAGCATGGGAGACACACGGCGGGTGCTAACGTCCGTCGTGAAAAGGGAAACAACCCAGACCGTCAGCTAAGGTCCCAAAGTTATGGTTAAGTGGGAAACGATGTGGGAAGGCTTAGACAGCTAGGAGGTTGGCTTAGAAGCAGCCACCCTTTAAAGAAAGCGTAATAGCTCACTAGTCGAGTCGGCCTGCGCGGAAGATGTAACGGGGCTCAAACCATACACCGAAGCTACGGGTATCACTTAGGTGATGCGGTAGAGGAGCGTTCTGTAAGCCTGTGAAGGTGAGTTGAGAAGCTTGCTGGAGGTATCAGAAGTGCGAATGCTGACATGAGTAACGACAATGGGTGTGAAAAACACCCACGCCGAAAGACCAAGGTTTCCTGCGCAACGTTAATCGACGCAGGGTTAGTCGGTCCCTAAGGCGAGGCTGAAAAGCGTAGTCGATGGAAAACAGGTTAATATTCCTGTACTTCTGGTTATTGCGATGGAGGGACGGAGAAGGCTAGGCCAGCTTGGCGTTGGTTGTCCAAGTTTAAGGTGGTAGGCTGGAATCTTAGGTAAATCCGGGATTCTAAGGCCGAGAGCTGATGACGAGTGTTCTTTTAGAACACGAAGTGGTTGATGCCATGCTTCCAAGAAAAGCTTCTAAGCTTCAGGTAACCAGGAACCGTACCCCAAACCGACACAGGTGGTTGGGTAGAGAATACCAAGGCGCTTGAGAGAACTCGGGTGAAGGAACTAGGCAAAATGGCACCGTAACTTCGGGAGAAGGTGCGCCGGTGAGGGTGAAGCATTTACTGCGTAAGCCCACGCCGGTCGAAGATACCAGGCCGCTGCGACTGTTTATTAAAAACACAGCACTCTGCAAACACGAAAGTGGACGTATAGGGTGTGACGCCTGCCCGGTGCCGGAAGGTTAATTGATGGGGTTAGCTAACGCGAAGCTCTTGATCGAAGCCCCGGTAAACGGCGGCCGTAACTATAACGGTCCTAAGGTAGCGAAATTCCTTGTCGGGTAAGTTCCGACCTGCACGAATGGCGTAACGATGGCGGCGCTGTCTCCACCCGAGACTCAGTGAAATTGAAATCGCTGTGAAGATGCAGTGTATCCGCGGCTAGACGGAAAGACCCCGTGAACCTTTACTATAGCTTTGCACTGGACTTTGAATTTGCTTGTGTAGGATAGGTGGGAGGCTTTGAAGCGTGGACGCCAGTTCGCGTGGAGCCAACCTTGAAATACCACCCTGGCAACTTTGAGGTTCTAACTCAGGTCCGTTATCCGGATCGAGGACAGTGTATGGTGGGTAGTTTGACTGGGGCGGTCTCCTCCTAAAGAGTAACGGAGGAGTACGAAGGTGCGCTCAGACCGGTCGGAAATCGGTCGTAGAGTATAAAGGCAAAAGCGCGCTTGACTGCGAGACAGACACGTCGAGCAGGTACGAAAGTAGGTCTTAGTGATCCGGTGGTTCTGTATGGAAGGGCCATCGCTCAACGGATAAAAGGTACTCCGGGGATAACAGGCTGATACCGCCCAAGAGTTCATATCGACGGCGGTGTTTGGCACCTCGATGTCGGCTCATCACATCCTGGGGCTGAAGCCGGTCCCAAGGGTATGGCTGTTCGCCATTTAAAGTGGTACGCGAGCTGGGTTTAGAACGTCGTGAGACAGTTCGGTCCCTATCTGCCGTGGACGTTTGAGATTTGAGAGGGGCTGCTCCTAGTACGAGAGGACCGGAGTGGACGAACCTCTGGTGTTCCGGTTGTCACGCCAGTGGCATTGCCGGGTAGCTATGTTCGGAATAGATAACCGCTGAAAGCATCTAAGCGGGAAACTAGCCTCAAGATGAGATCTCACTGGGACCTTGAGTCCCCTGAAGGGCCGTCGAAGACTACGACGTTGATAGGTTGGGTGTGTAAGCGCTGTGAGGCGTTGAGCTAACCAATACTAATTGCCCGTGAGGCTTGACCATATAACACCCAAGCAATTTGCTTCTCGAAAGAGCATCAGATTGCGGTGTGTGAAGACGCAATGAACCGAAAGTTCGAAATACTCACAAAACACCAAGCTATCACATCCCCAATTTGCTGAAGCGCGGCCATCTGGTCACGATTCGGTACCCGAATTTCTTGACGACCATAGAGCATTGGAACCACCTGATCCCATCCCGAACTCAGCAGTGAAACGATGCATCGCCGATGGTAGTGTGGGGTTTCCCCATGTGAGAGTAGGTCATCGTCAAGATTAAATTCCGAAACCCCAATTGCGAAAGCAGTTGGGGTTTTGTTTTTGCGCCTTTTTTTCCTGCGCGAGCGAGCTTGCTCGCGATGGACTCAGGAGGGCTGCGTTTAGTCAGTAAGTACGCGTTACCGTTAACGACCATCGCTCGCTCCTACACATGAAGCAAGTCGCCTTCAATGCTAAAGTCGTCCCTCGATTTGCGCTTTCCAAGGAGGCCTTTATGCCGGACGCAACGTCCCTCAGTGCTGGTTTTATGGTGGTTCACGGTAACCGCCTGGACGAGTTACGCAGCCTAGTGGTGAGCTGGATGCGGCGTTACCCGCTGGCCCCCCTGGAAAATGAAATCGCCCTGGTGCAGAGCAACGGCATCGCCCAATGGCTGAAATTAGCACTGGCTGAAGACGCTGAAGATGACGACATGGGAGGCTGTGGAATTGCCGCAGCCATCGATGTGCAGTTGCCCGGCAGTTTCATGTGGCAGCTCTATCGTATGGTCCTGGGTCGAGACGAAATCCCGGTCAAGTCCTTGCTTGATAAAGCGCCGCTGACCTGGCGTCTGATGCGCCTGCTGCCGCAATTGATCAATGAACCACACTTCGAGCCGTTACAGCGCTTCTTGACCAATGACTCCGATCTGCGCAAGCGCTATCAGTTGTCTGAGCGGCTAGCGGACCTGTTCGACCAGTATCAGGTGTACCGCGCCGATTGGCTCGAAGACTGGGCAGAAGGTAGGCACCAATTGCGCAGCGGCAGAGGAGAAACCAAGCCACTGACTGCAGCCAATTGCTGGCAGGCTGAGCTGTGGCGTGCACTTCTATTGGATGTTGGTGAAGAGGGCATGGCGCAAAGCCGTGCCGGCGTCCATCAGCGGTTTATCGAGCGCATCAACAACCTCAATGATGCTCCACCAGGGTTGCCTTCACGGGTTATCGTTTTCGGCATTTCCTCACTGCCCGCTCAAGCCCTTGAAGCTCTGGCGGGGCTGGCTCGCTTCAGCCAGGTTCTGCTGTGCGTACATAACCCATGTCGTCACCATTGGGCAGACATCGTCGCCGATAAAGACCTCTTGCGGCATCAATACAAGCGTCAGGCTCGCAAGAGTGGCATGCCGGTTGTACTCGATTCCACAACGCTTCATCAGCATGCCCATCCGCTACTGGCTGCCTGGGGCAAGCAGGGACGGGACTACATCAATCTGCTGGACAGCTACGACGATCCCAACAGTTATCGCTCGGCATTTCGCGACGGTCGCATCGACCTGTTCAGCGAAAGCCAACCACTGAATATGCTCAACCAGTTGCAGGATGACATCCTGGAACTACGTCCCCTGAATGAGACTCGCGAGTTATGGCCATCTGTGAGCCTGGACGAGGACGAGTCGATCCGTTTCCACATCGCTCATAGCGCTCAGCGCGAAGTAGAGATCCTGCACGATCAACTGCTCGCGCGCTTCAGCGAAAATCCCCTGTTACGTCCTCGTGACGTGATCGTGATGGTCCCCGACATCGACAGCTATGCACCGCATATCCGTGCAGTGTTCGGTCAGCTTGAGCGACATGATCCGCGATTCATCCCCTTCACACTGGCCGATCAGGGGCAGCGTGGTCGTGATCCGTTGCTGATTGCCGTCGAACATTTGCTCAAGCTGCCGGACAGTCGTTTCCCTGTTAGCGAGATTCTTGATCTATTGGACGTTCCTGCATTACGTGCCCGCTTTGGCGTAGAGGAGCGTGACCTGCCGACCCTGCACCGCTGGATCGAAGGCGCGGGTATTCGTTGGGGCATAAACGCGCAGCAGCGTGCAGGTCTTGGCCTGCCGCAAGCGCTGGAGCAAAACAGTTGGCGTTTCGGGCTGCGGCGAATGTTGCTCGGTTACGCGGTTGGCAACGGCAGTGCCTGTGGAGAAATCGAGCCATACGACGAGATCGGTGGTCTTGATGCTGCGCTCATAGGTCCGTTGGTTGCATTGCTGGATGCACTTGAGATCGCTCACCACGAACTGGCACAACCAGCATCTCCCCAGCAATGGAGCCTGCGCTTGCAGGCATTGGTAGCGCTGTTCTTTCAGGCCAGTAATGAACACGACGACTATTTGCTGAGCCAGCTGGAAACGTTGCGCGAAGCCTGGCTTGAGAGTTGTGAATCAGTAGGACTGCTAGACGAACTGCCGCTGACCGTTGTCCGCGAAGCCTGGCTTGCCGGTCTTGATCAGGGGCGCTTGTCCCAACGCTTCTTGGCGGGAGCGGTCAATTTTTGCACCTTGATGCCCATGCGTGCGATCCCGTTCAAATTGGTTTGCCTGCTAGGCATGAATGACGGCGACTACCCGCGGGCACAGCCACCGCTGGACTTCGATCTCATGGGCAGTGATTACCGCCCCGGTGATCGCTCGCGGCGCGAAGACGACCGCTACTTGCTGCTCGAAGCGCTTTTATCCGCACGTGAGCAGCTCTATATCAGTTGGGTTGGCCGAAGTATTCGCGACAACAGTGAAAGACCCGCATCGGTGCTGATTGGCCAGCTACGGGACCACCTGGCCAGCGGCTGGCAGCTTGCCAATTCCGCGGGAGACCTGCTTGACGCGATTACCCGGGAACATCCCCTGCAACCATTCAGTGCCCGTTATTTTCACGAAGGCGATGACCTGTTCAGCTACGCCAACGAGTGGCAAGTGCTTCATCGATTGACGGAGCCAACGGTCGACATCGAGTTGCTTGGCGCCCACGTTCAGGATGAGCCGCTTACGCTCGGTCAGTTGCAGGATTTTCTGCGCAACCCCGTGCGACACTTCTTCAGTCAGCGGCTGAAAGTGTTTTTCGAGGCTGCCGAAGCGCCTCTCGCCGATGAGGAGCCCTTTGTCCTTGATGCCTTGCAACGCTACAGCCTGAGTGACCGTTTGCTTGAAGCCGCAATGGCAGACCTGGATGACACCGATCAGGCGTTGCATCTGCAGGCCCGGCGTCTTCAGAACAGTGGATTGCTGCCAATGGCGGGCTTTGGTGAATGCCTCCAGCGAGAGTTGATTGAGCCGTTGCCGGATTTGCTGCAACGCTACCAACAACTCCTGGCGCTATGGCCAACTCCGCTGACCAGCGCATTACCGGTAAGTCTGTCGTCGCATGCCTTGCGCATTGAGGGGTGGCTCAGTGGTCTGCATCAACGGGCAGACGGTGGTTTGCTGTCTGTGACCACAATCCCCAACAGCATCGGTTCGATCAAGTCCCGCAAATGGCATCGTCTGACTCGGCCGTGGGTCAATCATCTGGTTGCTTGCGCCAGCGGTCTGTCGATGACCACCGCGTTGGTGGCCAGTGATGACAGTCTGGTACTCGCTCCAATGCAGGTGGAGTCAGCACAACGAATACTGGAAGACCTGTTGCTCGCTTGGCAATCGGGCATGCGTCAGCCACTTCCGATCGCGATCAAAACCGCTTTTGCCTGGTTGGGTCAGACCGATAGGGTCAAAGCCGAAGCAGCCGCTCGAAAAGCCTATGAAGGTGATGGATTGACTACCAATGGAGAGCGACGT
Proteins encoded:
- the recC gene encoding exodeoxyribonuclease V subunit gamma, with translation MPDATSLSAGFMVVHGNRLDELRSLVVSWMRRYPLAPLENEIALVQSNGIAQWLKLALAEDAEDDDMGGCGIAAAIDVQLPGSFMWQLYRMVLGRDEIPVKSLLDKAPLTWRLMRLLPQLINEPHFEPLQRFLTNDSDLRKRYQLSERLADLFDQYQVYRADWLEDWAEGRHQLRSGRGETKPLTAANCWQAELWRALLLDVGEEGMAQSRAGVHQRFIERINNLNDAPPGLPSRVIVFGISSLPAQALEALAGLARFSQVLLCVHNPCRHHWADIVADKDLLRHQYKRQARKSGMPVVLDSTTLHQHAHPLLAAWGKQGRDYINLLDSYDDPNSYRSAFRDGRIDLFSESQPLNMLNQLQDDILELRPLNETRELWPSVSLDEDESIRFHIAHSAQREVEILHDQLLARFSENPLLRPRDVIVMVPDIDSYAPHIRAVFGQLERHDPRFIPFTLADQGQRGRDPLLIAVEHLLKLPDSRFPVSEILDLLDVPALRARFGVEERDLPTLHRWIEGAGIRWGINAQQRAGLGLPQALEQNSWRFGLRRMLLGYAVGNGSACGEIEPYDEIGGLDAALIGPLVALLDALEIAHHELAQPASPQQWSLRLQALVALFFQASNEHDDYLLSQLETLREAWLESCESVGLLDELPLTVVREAWLAGLDQGRLSQRFLAGAVNFCTLMPMRAIPFKLVCLLGMNDGDYPRAQPPLDFDLMGSDYRPGDRSRREDDRYLLLEALLSAREQLYISWVGRSIRDNSERPASVLIGQLRDHLASGWQLANSAGDLLDAITREHPLQPFSARYFHEGDDLFSYANEWQVLHRLTEPTVDIELLGAHVQDEPLTLGQLQDFLRNPVRHFFSQRLKVFFEAAEAPLADEEPFVLDALQRYSLSDRLLEAAMADLDDTDQALHLQARRLQNSGLLPMAGFGECLQRELIEPLPDLLQRYQQLLALWPTPLTSALPVSLSSHALRIEGWLSGLHQRADGGLLSVTTIPNSIGSIKSRKWHRLTRPWVNHLVACASGLSMTTALVASDDSLVLAPMQVESAQRILEDLLLAWQSGMRQPLPIAIKTAFAWLGQTDRVKAEAAARKAYEGDGLTTNGERRESLALARQFADYDALTADETFFDWCDALYRPLLEASWRSLSSDEARP